The proteins below are encoded in one region of Micromonospora yangpuensis:
- a CDS encoding RNB domain-containing ribonuclease produces the protein MVIRRVLAPRIDFGALRRELGLPESFPPEAQREAEQAAAAPPTPAVDRTDVPFVTVDPAGSRDLDQAMHLARRPGGGFRVRYAIADTAAHVPAGGALEAEIWRRGQTIYLPDGNVPLHPHTLSEGAASLLPDVDRAAVLWTIDLDADGGTVAVELERARVRSRAQLDYVRVQADADAGRLPEPIALLPRLGALLTARGLRRGAVNLPLPEQDVEPDGDGWRLVLRPPVPMEEHNAQISLLTGMAAAEIMLAGRIGLLRTMPAPKPEAVLRLRAAAVPLGVSWPDGVGVGEILAGLDPARPREAAFVDQAAELMRGAAYTAFDGELPEQPAHGGVAAAYAHVTAPLRRLADRYATEVCLALHAGRPVPDQVRAALPRLPEVMTATDRTAGAASRGTIELAEAVLLEHRVGEVFDAAVLDVTVPSSNGRPRPPGGTVAVDDPPVRARCAGELPLGERVRVRLVTADPTRRTVLFERA, from the coding sequence GTGGTCATCCGACGCGTGCTGGCGCCCCGCATCGACTTCGGCGCTCTCCGCCGTGAGCTGGGTCTGCCCGAGAGTTTCCCGCCCGAGGCGCAGCGTGAGGCCGAGCAGGCCGCCGCGGCACCGCCCACGCCCGCCGTCGACCGGACCGACGTGCCGTTCGTCACCGTCGACCCGGCCGGCTCCCGCGACCTCGACCAGGCGATGCATCTCGCCCGTCGACCCGGTGGCGGTTTCCGGGTGCGGTACGCCATCGCCGACACCGCCGCGCACGTACCCGCCGGTGGTGCCCTGGAGGCGGAGATCTGGCGGCGGGGGCAGACCATCTATCTACCCGACGGCAACGTGCCGCTGCACCCGCACACCCTCAGCGAGGGCGCGGCCAGCCTGCTGCCCGACGTCGACCGGGCGGCCGTGCTGTGGACCATCGACCTGGACGCCGACGGCGGCACCGTCGCGGTCGAGCTGGAACGGGCCCGGGTACGCAGCCGCGCCCAGCTCGACTACGTCCGGGTGCAGGCCGACGCCGACGCCGGTCGGCTACCCGAGCCGATCGCCCTGCTGCCCCGGCTCGGCGCCCTGCTGACCGCCCGTGGCCTGCGCCGGGGTGCCGTCAACCTGCCCCTGCCCGAGCAGGACGTCGAGCCCGACGGCGACGGTTGGCGGCTGGTCCTGCGCCCGCCGGTGCCCATGGAGGAGCACAACGCGCAGATCTCCCTGCTCACCGGCATGGCCGCCGCCGAGATCATGCTGGCCGGGCGGATCGGACTGCTGCGTACCATGCCGGCGCCGAAACCCGAGGCGGTGCTCCGGTTGCGCGCCGCCGCCGTACCGCTGGGGGTGTCCTGGCCGGACGGGGTCGGCGTGGGGGAGATCCTCGCCGGGCTGGACCCGGCCCGGCCCCGGGAGGCCGCCTTCGTCGACCAGGCGGCCGAACTGATGCGCGGGGCCGCGTACACCGCCTTCGACGGCGAACTGCCCGAGCAGCCCGCCCACGGCGGGGTGGCCGCCGCGTACGCCCATGTCACCGCGCCGCTGCGGCGCCTCGCCGACCGGTACGCCACCGAGGTGTGCCTGGCGTTGCACGCGGGCCGGCCGGTGCCCGACCAGGTCCGCGCGGCGCTGCCGCGGCTGCCCGAGGTGATGACGGCCACCGACCGGACCGCCGGGGCGGCCAGCCGGGGCACGATCGAACTGGCCGAGGCGGTGCTGCTGGAACACCGGGTGGGTGAGGTCTTCGACGCGGCGGTGCTGGACGTGACCGTGCCGTCGTCGAACGGGCGACCGCGTCCGCCCGGCGGCACGGTGGCGGTGGACGACCCGCCGGTACGGGCCCGCTGCGCAGGCGAACTGCCCCTGGGTGAACGGGTCCGGGTCCGGCTGGTCACCGCCGACCCGACCCGTCGTACCGTGCTCTTCGAACGCGCCTGA